From a single Leopardus geoffroyi isolate Oge1 chromosome E1, O.geoffroyi_Oge1_pat1.0, whole genome shotgun sequence genomic region:
- the FBXO39 gene encoding F-box only protein 39, which produces MDEESQAVQPRDQSCWAALPDVCLRRVFWWLGDRDRSRAALVCRKWNQMMYSADLWRYRTITFSGRPSRAHASEFESALWYVKKFGRYLEHLEIKFLNPYNAVLTKKFQVTMRGLLSCLGNSNNRLKSLSVQHLELDRPAWRNSIRGSFLKSLSFFLRKAGRQLDHLSLKGARLTVEQGCAVLGSLSCSRGESLVSQLNIEDYFSHHLAVYSSPQFSKTMATFRSLVSLTLNYNCISDELLDGLCENNARTLWTINIKCHVHDPHGQVIWGMSWARLARRASNLKVNFFFERVMRHERLARVLLQEIPVRGLSLRSCYFSDPDWSMRPTLTDLLPTFRHTLQKLTFEFNNNHESLDEELCSLVSSCRKLFYFKIWAFLDVRFVERILKSQEEGQCSLRTLKVRIYTNRYETDDEDRTLREIHRKYRKLIDSELNYFVIAYPMM; this is translated from the exons ATGGACGAAGAAAGCCAAGCCGTCCAGCCCCGAGACCAGAGCTGCTGGGCCGCCCTGCCCGACGTGTGCCTGCGTCGCGTGTTCTGGTGGCTGGGAGACAGGGACAGGTCCCGGGCCGCCCTCGTCTGCAGAAAGTGGAACCAGATGATGTACTCGGCTGACCTCTGGCGGTACAGGACCATCACGTTCAGCGGGAGACCCTCCAGGGCACACGCGTCCGAGTTCGAGTCGGCTCTTTGGTACGTGAAGAAATTCGGCCGCTATCTGGAGCACCTGGAGATCAAGTTTCTGAACCCTTACAATGCCGTGCTCACCAAGAAGTTCCAGGTCACCATGCGAGGCCTCCTGTCCTGTCTGGGCAACAGCAACAACCGCCTGAAGTCGCTGTCCGTGCAGCACCTAGAGCTGGACCGTCCCGCCTGGAGGAACAGCATCCGCGGCTCGTTCCTCAAAAGCCTGAGCTTCTTCTTGAGGAAAGCGGGAAGGCAGCTGGACCACCTCAGCCTGAAAGGGGCCAGGCTGACCGTGGAGCAGGGCTGCGCCGTGCTCGGCTCCCTGAGCTGCTCACGGGGCGAGAGCCTGGTGTCCCAGCTCAACATCGAGGACTACTTCAGCCACCACCTGGCCGTCTACAGCAGCCCCCAGTTCAGCAAGACCATGGCCACGTTCCGCAGCCTGGTGTCCCTGACGCTCAATTACAACTGCATCTCGGACGAGCTGCTGGACGGCCTGTGCGAGAACAACGCCAGGACCCTCTGGACCATAAACATCAAGTGCCACGTCCACGACCCCCACGGCCAGGTCATCTGGGGCATGTCCTGGGCCAGGCTGGCCAGGCGCGCCTCCAACCTCAAGGTGAACTTCTTCTTCGAGCGGGTCATGAGGCACGAGCGGCTGGCCCGGGTCCTCCTGCAGGAGATCCCCGTTCGGGGCCTCAGTCTGAGAAGCTGCTACTTCAGCGACCCGGACTGGTCCATGAGGCCCACGCTGACGGATCTCCTGCCCACCTTCCGGCACACGCTGCAG AAACTGACGTTTGAGTTCAACAACAACCACGAGTCCCTGGACGAGGAACTGTGCTCCCTCGTCTCATCCTGCAGGAAGCTGTTCTACTTCAAAATCTGGGCTTTCCTGGATGTCAGGTTCGTGGAGCGGATCCTGAAGAGCCAGGAGGAAGGGCAGTGTTCCCTGCGCACTCTCAAG GTGCGAATTTACACGAACAGGTACGAGACCGACGACGAGGACAGGACGCTGCGTGAGATCCACCGGAAGTACAGGAAACTCATCGACTCCGAGCTCAACTATTTCGTCATCGCTTACCCCATGATGTAG